In a genomic window of Thiosocius teredinicola:
- the gspM gene encoding type II secretion system protein GspM, with protein sequence MFPEGIRGRLTALAILLIPLILFANYVLVPLVDVYSTGSEDIEGMQDDITRYRRLIGQQADLEAADERLQQAQPLKPYLINGNNQALAAANLQRLLQDAAAAKGVRVLSLRVQNPRALGPLERVSVEARLQSDTPGLRNLLHTLETSKPYLFVDDMRINVRTNRRRNAIQDLLDVQLTLYGLREPDDARGSGARNG encoded by the coding sequence ATGTTTCCCGAAGGCATTCGCGGACGGTTGACGGCGCTGGCGATCCTGCTGATCCCGCTGATTCTGTTCGCCAACTATGTGCTGGTGCCGCTGGTCGATGTATACAGCACCGGCAGCGAAGACATCGAGGGCATGCAGGATGACATTACCCGTTATCGCCGGCTGATCGGTCAGCAGGCCGATCTCGAGGCCGCTGATGAGCGCCTGCAGCAGGCACAGCCGCTCAAACCCTATCTGATCAACGGCAACAACCAGGCATTGGCCGCCGCCAATCTGCAACGGCTGTTGCAGGATGCAGCCGCCGCCAAAGGCGTGCGCGTATTGAGCCTGCGTGTACAGAACCCGCGTGCGCTGGGCCCGCTTGAACGGGTGTCGGTCGAGGCGCGCCTGCAATCGGATACACCGGGGCTGCGCAATCTGCTGCATACGCTCGAAACGAGCAAACCCTATTTGTTCGTCGACGATATGCGCATCAACGTGCGCACCAACCGGCGGCGCAACGCGATCCAGGATCTGCTCGATGTACAACTGACCTTGTACGGTCTGCGCGAACCCGACGACGCACGCGGCAGCGGAGCGCGCAATGGCTGA
- the gspD gene encoding type II secretion system secretin GspD has translation MTQHNIRSTRHLATSRLFYLVLATGLSMALNGCAYDRFSNRSPAWADTLGGSSTAIKTSDNVPPVDTKQTQQPTDPLPPDPAFYKPGSDVLIKPAPKVADARPQQDGDVKLNFQNANLLEVIKVILGDMLEVNYTVDPTIQGTVSMQTTRALHRDDLIPTLEMLLRMNNAALIQVDGAFRVVPLANAFAEVRSPQLGDSGLALPTGYSVRVVPLRYVAAEEMAQILNPFVTGNNQLLRVDTARNMLILAGTAADMERLLETVNVFDVDRMSGMSVALFTPDFVDAKTLAADLDALLADPKQGLMAGLVRFIVVERLNGLMVVTPRAEYLARVREWVNRLDRNTGDASPRLFIYRVQNGKATDMAEVLSGLFEGADEQREPVSLAPGSTPTTVGSDIPTVGASPVTNTSPDVVDPTALPVNQPPAATPPPGSPSGSGIRFNQNQRVQIIADEANNALLILARGSEYRQILTALKQLDVAPMQVLIEVTIAEVTLTDNLAYGVEWFFKNGIGSKTGEGTLDLGTLGLNDSQLGFTYVVRDSIGDPRAILNLLATESNLSVISSPSLLVLNNQEASIQVGDEVPISTQQQQATVADSNIINSIEYRNTGILLKVKPRINSGGLVIMEVEQEASQVPNTNNADPLTPRIQQRKIASTVAINSGDTIVLGGLIQDNRNRSESGIPVAHKIPILGALFGTKADNQDRTELIVLITPRAVSNSTAALQVTEEFRRRLQKLIPAPVEESPKDEPR, from the coding sequence ATGACCCAGCACAACATCAGATCGACTCGACACCTTGCCACGAGCAGGCTGTTCTATCTCGTACTCGCCACCGGCCTGAGCATGGCACTCAACGGCTGCGCGTATGACCGCTTCTCGAACCGTTCGCCGGCGTGGGCCGACACGCTGGGCGGCTCATCGACGGCGATCAAGACATCCGATAACGTGCCGCCGGTCGACACCAAACAAACACAGCAGCCAACCGATCCACTGCCGCCCGACCCGGCGTTCTACAAGCCCGGTAGCGACGTGCTCATCAAACCTGCGCCGAAGGTTGCCGATGCACGCCCGCAGCAAGACGGCGACGTCAAACTCAATTTCCAGAACGCCAACCTACTGGAGGTGATCAAGGTCATCCTCGGCGACATGCTCGAGGTGAACTACACGGTCGACCCGACAATCCAGGGCACGGTGTCGATGCAGACCACACGCGCGCTGCATCGCGACGACCTGATCCCGACACTGGAGATGCTGCTGCGCATGAACAATGCGGCGCTGATCCAGGTCGACGGCGCATTCCGCGTCGTGCCGCTGGCCAACGCCTTCGCCGAGGTCCGCTCACCACAACTGGGTGACTCCGGCCTTGCCCTGCCGACCGGCTACAGCGTGCGCGTCGTACCGTTGCGCTACGTCGCGGCCGAAGAGATGGCGCAGATACTCAACCCCTTCGTGACCGGCAACAATCAACTGCTGCGCGTCGACACAGCGCGCAACATGCTGATCCTCGCCGGTACGGCCGCCGACATGGAGCGCCTGCTCGAAACGGTCAACGTGTTCGACGTCGACCGCATGTCGGGCATGTCGGTCGCGTTGTTCACCCCGGATTTCGTCGATGCCAAGACACTGGCCGCCGACCTCGACGCGCTGCTCGCCGATCCCAAGCAGGGGCTGATGGCCGGTCTGGTGCGCTTCATCGTCGTCGAACGGCTCAACGGCCTGATGGTGGTGACGCCGCGGGCTGAATACCTGGCGCGTGTGCGCGAGTGGGTGAATCGACTCGATCGCAACACCGGCGACGCCAGTCCGCGGCTGTTCATCTACCGGGTACAGAACGGCAAGGCCACCGACATGGCCGAGGTGTTGTCGGGCCTGTTCGAAGGTGCCGACGAACAACGCGAGCCTGTCTCACTCGCGCCCGGCTCGACGCCCACCACGGTCGGCTCGGATATCCCGACCGTCGGTGCAAGCCCCGTTACTAATACATCGCCGGATGTTGTCGACCCGACCGCGCTGCCGGTCAATCAGCCGCCCGCTGCAACACCGCCCCCCGGATCGCCTTCGGGCAGCGGCATTCGCTTCAACCAGAACCAGCGCGTGCAGATCATCGCCGACGAAGCGAACAATGCGCTGCTGATTCTGGCGCGCGGCAGTGAGTACCGACAGATTCTGACGGCGCTGAAGCAACTCGATGTCGCTCCGATGCAGGTGCTGATCGAAGTGACGATCGCCGAAGTCACGCTGACCGACAACCTAGCCTACGGTGTCGAGTGGTTTTTCAAGAACGGCATCGGCTCGAAGACCGGCGAAGGCACGCTCGATCTCGGTACGCTGGGATTGAACGACAGCCAGCTCGGCTTCACCTACGTGGTGCGCGACAGCATCGGCGACCCGCGTGCGATCCTCAACTTGCTCGCGACCGAGAGCAACCTGAGCGTGATCTCCTCACCCTCGCTGCTCGTGTTGAACAACCAGGAGGCGTCGATCCAGGTGGGTGACGAGGTGCCGATCTCGACCCAGCAACAGCAGGCCACCGTCGCCGACTCGAACATCATCAACAGCATCGAGTACCGCAACACCGGCATCCTGTTGAAGGTGAAACCGCGCATCAACTCCGGCGGCCTGGTGATCATGGAGGTCGAGCAAGAGGCCAGCCAGGTGCCCAACACCAACAACGCCGACCCGCTCACCCCGCGTATCCAGCAACGCAAGATCGCCAGCACCGTCGCGATCAACAGCGGCGATACCATCGTGCTCGGCGGCCTGATTCAGGACAACCGCAACCGCTCCGAATCCGGCATACCGGTCGCGCATAAGATCCCGATACTCGGCGCCCTGTTCGGCACCAAGGCCGACAACCAGGATCGCACCGAGCTGATCGTGCTGATCACGCCACGCGCCGTGTCGAACAGCACCGCGGCCTTGCAGGTGACCGAAGAATTCCGTCGAAGATTGCAGAAGCTGATACCGGCGCCTGTCGAAGAATCGCCGAAAGACGAGCCACGCTGA
- a CDS encoding PilN domain-containing protein yields MTFAEFYQWWTTQLGEMVPARVRQLFEGQRATLWLTATEGDRLSAAAAPDSSDQIALPSDGSSLDSTARKSLPKGPQRVNLALPPGNYLLRRFTLPLAARANLAKAVGYQLPQQTPFSADQVIYACGEDKARSTADTLGVWLVAVPHRRIAGALRSLDLPLPTNPASLNGAPNADETLTLSWRVAELPSASQRWLPIAGIGLIVLFGAVLALHLHNRQSAQQELEDALAQERARAAQVGALREKIERTRTNAEWLQNHRQTAASSLELLNTLSKRLDDGTWLQRFELNEREISLSGISPSPAELIEVLEATPILENVRFDAAITQNRNEEGNRFNISAEIEHRADGGGS; encoded by the coding sequence ATGACGTTTGCCGAGTTCTATCAATGGTGGACGACGCAACTGGGCGAGATGGTGCCCGCCCGTGTTCGCCAGTTGTTCGAGGGACAACGTGCGACGCTATGGCTGACCGCCACCGAAGGCGATCGATTGAGCGCAGCAGCCGCGCCGGATTCAAGCGATCAAATCGCGCTGCCGTCGGACGGCTCATCACTCGACAGCACAGCACGCAAGTCACTGCCCAAAGGCCCACAAAGGGTCAACCTCGCCCTGCCGCCGGGCAACTACCTGCTGCGCCGTTTCACCCTGCCGCTTGCCGCGCGTGCCAATCTCGCAAAGGCAGTCGGTTATCAACTGCCGCAGCAGACGCCGTTCAGCGCCGACCAGGTGATCTACGCCTGCGGTGAAGACAAGGCGCGTTCAACCGCCGACACACTCGGCGTGTGGCTGGTGGCCGTGCCGCATCGGCGCATCGCCGGCGCCCTGCGTTCGCTGGATTTGCCGTTACCGACCAACCCCGCCAGCCTCAACGGCGCGCCGAACGCCGACGAGACATTGACCCTGTCGTGGCGCGTGGCGGAATTGCCGTCGGCAAGCCAACGCTGGCTGCCGATCGCCGGCATCGGCCTGATCGTGTTGTTCGGTGCGGTGCTCGCCCTGCACCTGCACAACCGGCAGTCGGCACAACAGGAACTCGAAGACGCGCTGGCGCAAGAGCGCGCGCGTGCAGCCCAGGTCGGCGCCCTACGCGAGAAGATCGAGCGCACCCGCACAAATGCGGAATGGCTGCAGAACCATCGCCAGACGGCCGCATCATCGCTGGAACTGCTCAACACCTTGTCGAAGCGCCTCGATGACGGCACCTGGTTGCAACGCTTCGAACTGAATGAACGAGAGATCTCGCTCTCCGGCATCTCGCCGTCACCGGCCGAGTTGATCGAGGTACTCGAAGCCACGCCGATCCTGGAAAACGTGCGCTTCGATGCCGCCATCACCCAGAACCGCAACGAAGAAGGCAATCGCTTCAACATCAGCGCAGAGATTGAACATCGCGCAGACGGAGGCGGTAGCTGA